Proteins from a genomic interval of Ferrovibrio terrae:
- the glyA gene encoding serine hydroxymethyltransferase: MSSTAAKPTVTHAGFFERTLKQADPEIFDSIVKELDRQQSQIELIASENIVSRAVLEAQGSVMTNKYAEGLPGKRYYNGCEFVDIAENLAIERAKKIFGCGFANVQPHSGAQANQAVFMAMLKPGDTFMGLDLAAGGHLTHGASANQSGKWFNVVSYTVRKDDMRVDMDQVAQLAEQHKPKLIIAGGSAYPRFWDFAKFREIADSIGAIFMVDMAHFAGLVAGGAHPSPFPHAHIATTTTHKTLRGPRGGMVLTNDEALAKKINSAVFPGLQGGPLMHVIAGKAVAFGEALTPEFKSYAQAVVDNAKAMAAALQERGYDLVSGGTDNHLMLIDLRSKGLKGNVCVESLERARITANKNGVPFDPEKPTVTSGIRVGSPAGTTRGFGVAEFRQIGGLIADVLDGIAKKTNDNSDVERAVAEKVVALCNRFPIYPQL; the protein is encoded by the coding sequence ATGTCGAGCACCGCAGCCAAGCCAACCGTCACCCATGCCGGCTTTTTCGAGCGCACGCTCAAGCAGGCTGACCCGGAAATCTTTGACTCCATCGTCAAGGAACTGGATCGCCAGCAGAGCCAGATCGAGTTGATCGCCTCGGAAAACATCGTCAGCCGCGCCGTGCTGGAAGCGCAGGGCTCGGTGATGACCAACAAGTATGCCGAAGGCCTGCCGGGCAAGCGCTATTACAACGGCTGTGAATTCGTCGACATCGCAGAAAACCTCGCGATCGAGCGCGCGAAGAAGATCTTCGGCTGCGGCTTCGCCAATGTGCAGCCGCATTCGGGCGCGCAGGCCAACCAGGCGGTCTTCATGGCTATGCTGAAGCCGGGCGACACCTTCATGGGCCTTGACCTCGCGGCTGGCGGCCATCTGACGCACGGCGCATCGGCCAATCAGTCGGGCAAGTGGTTCAATGTTGTCAGCTACACCGTGCGCAAGGACGACATGCGCGTTGATATGGACCAGGTTGCTCAACTGGCCGAGCAACACAAGCCGAAGCTGATCATCGCTGGCGGGTCTGCCTATCCGCGCTTCTGGGATTTCGCGAAGTTCCGTGAGATCGCTGACAGCATAGGCGCGATCTTCATGGTCGATATGGCGCATTTCGCCGGCCTGGTCGCGGGCGGCGCGCATCCGAGCCCGTTCCCGCATGCACATATCGCCACGACCACTACGCACAAGACGCTGCGTGGCCCGCGCGGCGGCATGGTGCTGACCAATGACGAGGCGCTGGCCAAGAAGATCAACTCGGCGGTGTTCCCCGGTCTGCAGGGTGGCCCTCTGATGCATGTGATCGCTGGTAAGGCCGTTGCCTTCGGCGAAGCGCTGACGCCTGAATTCAAGTCCTACGCCCAGGCTGTGGTCGACAACGCCAAGGCGATGGCGGCAGCGCTGCAGGAGCGGGGCTACGACCTCGTGTCCGGCGGCACCGACAATCACCTGATGCTGATCGATTTGCGATCAAAGGGTCTCAAGGGCAATGTCTGCGTCGAGAGTCTGGAACGTGCACGCATCACTGCCAACAAGAACGGCGTGCCCTTCGATCCGGAAAAGCCGACCGTGACGTCTGGTATTCGTGTCGGCAGCCCGGCTGGCACCACGCGCGGTTTCGGCGTCGCCGAATTCCGTCAGATCGGCGGCCTGATCGCCGATGTGCTGGACGGTATTGCCAAGAAGACCAACGACAATTCCGATGTCGAACGCGCTGTGGCGGAGAAGGTGGTGGCGCTTTGCAACCGCTTCCCCATCTATCCGCAGCTCTGA